GCGGCGGCGCATGTGGACGAGGATTTCCAGATCAGCCAATGGGGCGAAGACGAGGAAGCCGTGGCGCGGCGGGCGATGCGCCGGGTCGAGTTCGATACGGCCGTCGCCGTGCTTGAAGCGATGCGCGCCTAAGCCAGATTCTGGCCGGTGGCCATGACCCAGGCCACGGTGTCCGGAGCGATTTCGGCCAGCGGTACGGTGACGAAGTCGCGCTCATGGGCATGCGGGTGGGGCAGAGTCAGGCGCGGGGATTTCAGCACCAGCCGATCATAGGCGATGATGTCGATATCGATCAGGCGCGGGCCCCAGACCTCCTTGCGGACGCGGCCCATGGCCAGCTCAATGCCCAAGAGAACATCAAGCAGATCAATGGGTTCGAGGCTGGTTTCAACCGTGATCGCCATATTGGCGAAGTCGGGCTGATCGGTCTTGCCCCAGGGGGCCGTGGTCAGCACGGATGACTGCGCGGTGACGGTGATAGCGGGATGATCGGCAATCGCCTGTACCGCCTGGGCGAGCTGGGCACGCGGATCGCCGATATTGGCGCCGAGACTGAGCCAGGCGGTCGCCATTATGCTGGCTTCCGCTGGCGATGCAGTTCGATGGCAGCCTCGCCACGCACCATGGCAATGGGTGCCTCGGGCTTGCGCAGGCGGATGGTGATCCAGCTGACGCCTGGAAAGGCAGCGAACAAGTCATTGACGATATTGCCGGCCACGGCCTCGAGCAGTTTCATGCGGCGGGTTTCGAAGGCGGCTTTGACCACATCATAGATATCGGCATAGGAAATGCTGTCGCCCAGACGGTCGCTGGCGGCGGCGGCCGCCAGATCGGTGCCCAGTTCGAGATCGATGAAGAATCGCTGGCCGAGCTTCTCCTCCTCGGCGAAGACGCCGTGATAGCCGTAAAAGCCCAGATCTTTCAGGATGATACGGTCGCCCGTATAGGCATCGGCCATTGTTTTACCCCAGCGCTGCAGGCGGACCATACAGCGTCGCTTCGGCGACGCGAAGGGCGTCGCGATTGGCCCTGACGTCATGCACACGAAAGATGTGCCCGCCCTGGACGTAGCCCAGCACGCTGGTGGCTACTGTGCCGGCGAGACGGTCCTCCACGGGGGCATCGAGCAGCTTGCCGATCATGGACTTGCGCGAGGCGCCGACCACGATCGGCATGGACCCAAGAGGATTGCCTGATGACATACAGGCGGCGCGCAGGTTCTGCAGGATGAAGTAATTCTCGGCCAGGGTCTTGCCGAAGCCGAAGCCGGGATCAAGGATCAGCTGGCCGGGATCAATGCCGGCCTGGCGGGCCTTGTCGATGGTCGTGGCAAAATAGCGCTGCATGGCGTCGAGCAGGGGCACGCCGGGGTCGCGTGCCTTGTCCCAGTGCATGGCGATGACGGGCACGCCGTAGAGCGCTGCGACCTCGGCCATTTCGGGCGCGCCCTGCAGGCCATGCACGTCATTGATGATGCAGGCGCCGGCCTGAATGGCCTGGTCGGCGACCAGCGGCTTGAAGGTGTCGATGGAGATGGGCGCGGCGATCCCTTCGGCGATCAGCGCGTCGATAACCGGCAGGACCCGATCAAGTTCTTCCTGCACATGCACCGGCTCGGCGCCGGGCCGCGTGCTTTCGCCACCGATATCGATGATGTCGGCGCCTTCTTCCAGCATCTGGCGGGCATGGGCGAGGGCGTGTTCGACCAGATTGTGCCGCCCGCCATCGGAAAAGCTGTCCGGCGTGACGTTGAGAATGCCCATGACCAGGGCGGTCCGTCCGAGTTGGAGCGGGGAGCGACCGGGCAGGGTGATCGTATGGCTACTATGCATCAGAACGGCCAGACCAGCATCAGCATGGGCACGGCCACGATCACCACGATGATCGAGAGCGGCAGGCCCAGTCGCCAGTAATCGCCGAACTTGTAGCCGCCCGGACCCATGACCAGCGTGTTGCACTGGTGCCCGATGGGGGTGAGGAAGTCGCAACCGGCGCCGATGGCCACAGCCAGCAGAAAGGCCTCCGGCTGGTAGCCCAGATCGGTAGCGAAGGTGGCGGCGATCGGCGCCATGACCAGCACGGTGGCGGCATTGTTGAGGAAGGGGGTCACGGCCATGGCCGCAACCATGATCAAAGCCAGGGCGCCCCAACCTGGCAGGACGCTGGCGGTGGCGGACAACCAGTTGGCAATAACGTCGGTGCCGCCGGTGCTCTGTAGGCTATCGGCCACCGGGATCAGGCAGGCCAGCATGATCAGGATGGGCGCGTCGAGCTGGGAATAGACGTCGCGCAGCGGTACGGCGCGGCTGAGCACCATGGCCACGGCGGCGGCGAAGAAGGCCGGGGCAACCGGCACGAAGCCGAGCGCCGTGGCGCCCATGGCCACGGCCAGGATGGCCAGCGGCAGCAGGCCATTGCGGATGCTGCCCAGGCGCAGGCCGCGCTCGACCAGCGGCAGGCAATCCCATTCGCGCAGCAGTTCGGGCAGGCGGTTGATATGGCCCTGGATGAGGATCACGTCGCCGTTCTGGAAGCGGATCTGGCCGAGCCGCTCGGTGAAGCGTTCGTCGCGGCGGCTCACGGCCAGCAGGTTGATGCCGGTGCGGTCGAACAGGGTCAGTTCCTGCGCGGTGGCGCCGATCAGGCCCGAGCTTTCGCCGATCACGGCCTCGATGACGCCAAAATCGGCAGCGTCCTTGGTGGCCTCGCCGCGGCGCTCGGAAAACACCATGCCGGACTGGTTGACCATCTTGTCGAGGGCATCGGGCTCGCCGGCAATCAGCAGGATGTCGCCAGCCCGCAGCTTGGCATCAGGCAATGGCGTGCGGGTGCGGCCGCCGGTACCCATGATGCGGGTCACCATGCCCCGGCCGTCGGCCAGCGCCTGGATTTCGCCGATGGTGCGGCCGATGGCGGAGGAGTCCTCGGTGACGCGCGCTTCGGTGGTGTAGTTCTTGATGTCGACAGCGCTGTCCATGCCCTGGGACTCGCGCTTGCGTTCGGGCAGCAGCTTGTAGAACAGGGCCAGGAAGATCAGGCCCACTACGGTCAGGGCCAGGCCGACCGGGGTATAGTCGAACATGGTGAAGGCGTTGCCGGTCAGCTCCATGCGCACGCGCGAGACGATGATATTGGGCGAGGTGCCGATCTGGGTCATCAAGCCGCCCAGCAGCGAGGCAAAGGCCATCGGCATCAGGAACAGCGAGGGCGACACGCCTGAGCGGCGCGCCATCTGGAAGGCGATAGGCATCATGATGGCCAAAGCGCCGATATTCTTGATGAAGGCGCTGAGCACGGCGACCACAACGACCAGCAGAATCAGCTGACCACGCGGGCCTGTCAGGTTGGGCGCAAAGCGGCGCACCGCTACTTCCATGATGCCCGAGCGCGATACGGCGGCGCTGACCACCAGGGCACTGCCGACGATGATGACGATGTCATCGGCAAAGCCGGTAAAGGCCTCGCCGGGGGCGACAACGCCCAAAGCCAGCCCGGCCAGCAGGGCACAAACGGCGACCACGTCATAGCGCCAGCGGCCCCAGATGAAGGCCACCATCATCGCGCCAATCAACAGGAAGGCCAGAATTTGCGGAAGGGTCATGAAGTTCCTGTCAGACAGTCAAACGGCTCCCAACACACCTCAGAGCCGGTCCGGAGACAAGGGACAAAATCGACATGCCTGCTTATAAAGACGGGAACCGAATGCAATTTCGAGGGAAGAATCGACATGCAGGACAGAAGGCTTTTCACCACTCTGGGACCGCTGCGCCGCGACCAGCTCGGCATGATCCTGCCGCATGAGCACGTCTTCGTCGATCTGCGCACGCCCGACCAGCCCGGCTATGGGCAGGCCGAGGCCAAAGACGTGGTGGCGCTGATGGCGCCGCAGATCGAGGCGATCAAGGCGCAGGGCATCACCGCGCTAGTGGAATGCTCCACCGGCGGGGTGGGGCTGCGGGTCGATCTGGACCTCGCCGTGTCACAAGCCACCGGCTTTCCCATTGTGGTGCCGACGGGCAATTATCGCGAACCGTGGATTCCCGACTGGGTGCGCGCAGCCAGCGAGTCCGAACTCGAGGCGCATATGCTGGCGGAACTGACGACGGGCGTCGGGGACACCGGCGTGATCGCGGCCTGGATCAAGGTCAGCGCCGGCGATGACGGCATTACCCCCCTTGAGGCGAAAATCCTGCGGGCAGCGGCCCGGGCGGCCAAGGAATGCAATGCGGTGATCGGCTCGCACACGATCAAGGGTCGCGTGGTGATGGACCAGCTCGATATCATCGAGGAAGCCGGCTACACGGCCAGAAGGTTCATTTCCATCCACACGCAGGCAGAGCCCGATTTCGCCCTGCACCAGGCGGTGGCGGCACGCGGTGCCTGGATCGAATATGATCATGTCGGGCGCGAACCGGATGACGAGGTCGTGGCCCTGATTCTCAAGGCGCTGGAAGCAGGGCTCGGCAACCAGTTGCTGCTCAGCCACGATCTGGGCTGGTATGATCCGGCCCAGCCCGGCGGCGGGACGCCTCGGCCCTATACCCATCTGGTCGATAGCGTGCTGCCCAAGCTGCGGGCCGCGGGCGTGGACGAAGCGATGATCGTGCAGTTGACCGAGACCAACCCGTTCGAGGCCTTTGCGCGATAGATTTCCTCCACCTGACCTCCCCCTGAGCAACCGTGTTTGCGGTCAAGCTGTGTTGGTGTGCCAGGGGGTGTTGTTGGCAAGGACGGCATTGGCTGTCGTGATGAGTTTGCGCATGGCGGCGACGATGGCGAGCTTTCCCGGTTTGCCCTGGGCGCGCAGCCTTTTGTAGAAGTCGCGGATGGGCGGGTTAGCACGGATGGCCGACAGGGTGGCCATATAGAGAGCGCAGCGCACCGAGAGGCGTCCGCCGGCGATATGGGCCTGGCCGCGCATCTCACCACTATCGCGGTTGAAGGGGGCGACTCCGGCCAAGGCGGCCGCCTGCTTGTTGCCGATGCCGCCCAGCTCGGGCATTTCGGCCAGCAGCACGGCGGCCGTAGTCTGGCCGATGCCGGGGATGGTGGTGAGTAGTTCGGCCCGGCGCCGTAGCGTCGCATCGCTATCGATCTGGCGGGTAATGGCCCGATCCATCTCGCCGATCTGGCTGCTCAAGAAGCCTATATGAGCATCGATGCTGGCTTGCGCCAGCGCAGCTTCAGGGTGCTCGCGACGCTGCTTTTCCATGGCCAGCATATCCACCATCTGGCGGCGCCGGCGCACCAGATCGGCCATTTCCACGGCATTTGGATCGTAGAGGGGGGTCGGGATCTGGGTGCATCAGGTGAGCGAAGCGCAGGATCGCCGCGGCGTCAATCGCATCGGTCTTGGCCAGCAGCCCGTCGGCCCGAGCCAGATCGCGCACCCGGCGCGGGTTAATCGTGCTCAGCGCGATGCCATGCTGGCTGAGCGAGCGGGCCATCAGCCGCGTATAGCTGCCGGTGGCCTCACAGACCAGATGGGGCCGGGTCAGGCTGGAGATCTTTTGCACCAACCGAGCCATGCCAGCCGGATTATTGGACACGCGCAACCTGCTCGAGCCGGTGATGGCCAGATCCAGGTGCTTCTTGGAGACGTCGACACCAACATAGTCTGGGGAAAAAATCATGATCGCTCTGCCTTGTATGCGGGCATGTCGCCCAACCAACCGTTCGAGACAGTCAAGATGGGCCGGACGCGTCTGCTCAGGGGCGAGCTTGCTGGCTCTTGGGGGACACACGCTATCCAGCCCGGGAGCCCGGTAAACCCAAAGCTCCCAGGCCGATCATCGCCAATCACGGCCTCCAAGCAAACATACAAAGGGGGAGGGACCGTGTGGTGGGTGTGGCGTGTTCGTGCCAAATACGCGATCTGTTCCTCCCCCTTCAGGGGGAGGCTAGGTGGGGGTAGCATCACCCCGCAAACGCCGCCCGATATTCCCGTGGCGTGGTGCCCTTTAATGCCTTGAACTGGCGGTTGAAATTGGCCAGCGAGTCATAGCCGACTTCGCCGGCGATCTGGCCGATCGGCATGGCGCCCGAGGAGAGCAGGGCACAGGCGCGACCAACGCGCAGGCGGATCAGGTACTGGCTGACCGTCTGCCTGGTGTGGCGCCGGAAGGTGCGGTGCAGGCCCGACGGGCTGAGCGCGGCAATATCGGCGAGGTCGGCCAGGCTGATCGGCTCGGCAAAGTGCTGGTGAATATGGGTAAGCACGCGGTCGATGCGGCCGCGATTGGCGGCGGCCAAAGCCAGTTCGGGCGCGGTGGCCGATAAAGGCGTGGCCTCACGATCCTCCGCAAGAAGGGTCAGCAGCCGGATCAGACCGATAAAGCGCTCCACCGCCGGCTGGGTGAACAGCGTCTCTATCAGCGGGCGCACGCCGGCGGACATGGCGGGAGAAAACTGCAGGCCGGTGGAAGCCCGGGCCAGCAGGGCAGCAACCGGGCGCAGTTCGGCATTGGCGGTCAGCCGCTCGGCCCAGTCGGGCAGAAACCACATGACCAGCGCGGTATGGGGCTGGCCGGGATCGGCGCGTGCCAGCGAATGCCAGGTGTGCGGCAGATAGGGCCCGATCAGCACCAGGTCGCCATGATCATAACGGCCGATATGGTCGCCGATGAAGCGCTGACCCTGCGAGTTCAGCGTCAGTGTCAGCTCGAATTCGGGATGGTGGTGCCACTGGAAGGGAATGCCATCGTCCAGCCGGCGGTTGAGCGTGGCCCAGGAGGCGCCGTCATCGGCAGTGAGATGTTCGAGATAGGGCTTCATGTGGCGGCACGGGCCTCTGTTGCGCCAGAATAGTATCAATCATTGCCAGCCAGGGGCAAGCGCCGCGCGGCGGTCCGACATAGCCTGATCCCACAAGCAAGCCCGAAGGGGGCAGGACAATGGGAGACCGAGATGCAGCCAGCAACCAAGCGCGACAGCCACCCCACCACGCAGGTGGTGACCACCCCGCTCAAGGACATCGTCAAGACGCTGCCGTTGCGGGTGCTGAGCCCGGCCGACTGGGAGCACTGGCAGACGCGCGGCTATGTGATTGTGCGCAATGCGGTGCCGCCGGAAAATGTGGAGCGGCTCAAGGCCTTATTGTGGGAATTTGAAGAAAAGAATCCGGCTGATCCAGCCACCTGGTACACGCCGCAGCGGCGCGACCACATCATGAAGGAGCTCAATGGCACCGGCATGGTGGAGATCTACAACCACCAGTATCTCTGGGATAACCGGATGACGCCGCGGGTCTATGATGCCTTTGTCGACATCTGGGACATGGAGGAGCTGTGGACCAGCATCGACCGGGCCAATCTCAACGTGCCCAAGCAGGTCAAGGGCAACCCCAATGGCTTCATTCACTGGGACAGCGATACGTCCCTGGATCCCTTGCCCATTGGCGTGCAGGGCGTGCTGAGCCTCGTCAAGCAGGATGGCGATGTCGGCGGCTTCCAGTGCATTCCCGAGCTGTTCTACAATTTCGACGACTGGGTGAAGACCCAGCCGGCCGACCGCGATCCCATGCACCCCGACACGACGGGACTCTCTATCACCAATATCGAGATGGAGCCGGGCGACCTGATGATCTTCAATACGCTGCTGGCGCATGGCGTGCGGCCCAACCATTCGGACGGGCGGGTGCGCATGGCGCAGTATATCTCGATGTTCCCGGCCGATGAGGGCAATCAAGCGGAACGGGCCGAGCGCATCCGGCTGTGGCACGAACTGGACCATCCACAGCGCGACGCCTTTCCCGGCGATCCGCGCGACTGGGAAAAGAAGAATGCCAGGACCGCCGAACTGACCGACCTGGGCGAGAGGCTGCTCGGGCTTAAGAGCTGGCACTGAGCCGGCTTGGTCAGCCGCGCAGGAGAGGCGGGGCCGGGGTGCTTCGCCTCTTGTCTGGCTGCCGTGAAGGCCTGCCGGGGGCCGGACACTTTATCGCCTTGGACGGGCCGTCTGCTGACAGCATATGACGCGCTGCGTGGCCAGAAGGGCTCCAGAAATAAATGGAGCCCATTATGCAATTCGCCTCTGTTCGCCTGGTGACCAATGATATCGACCGGTTGATCGTCTTTTACAGCATGCTCACGGGCTGGAAGGCTAACAGGCTGGCCCCCGACTTTGCCGAATTCCGCGGCGAAGGCATCGCCCTTGCCATCAGTTCGGAGCGGCTTGTGACCCAGTACAACGCGGGTGCGGCGGTGGCCGCGGCCAATCGCTCGGCGATGATTGAGTTTGAGGTCGACGATGTCGATGGCGTGCTCGCGGGCCTTGGCGAAGACGGGCTCGATATCGCCATGGCTCCGGCCGACATGCCCTGGGGCAATCGGTCGATGCTGCTGCGCGATCCCGATGGCAATGTGATCAATATCTTTGCCCGCAAGCGTGGCTAGCGCTGAGCCGGCCGATTCACCTGCAACAGACAAAAGAGGCGCCGCCCGTGGGCTGCGCCTCATGATTTGAGTCCGGAAATGCCGGCAAGTGCCTGAAAACGAATCTAGTTCAGGTTGGCAATCGGGGTGGCGAACAGGTCGTATTCGTCGCTGTCGGTGACCAGCACGTCGAGCATGTCGCCCGGCTTGATGCCTGTGGCATTGGCGATGATGACCTGGCCGTCGATCTCGGGCGCGTCCCATTTGGAGCGGGCAATGGCCTTGTTACTCTCGGGCTGGACGTCGTCCACCAGCACCTGGATGGTGCGGCCGACCTTCTTGGCGAGCTGGCCGGTGGAGACGTTCTGCGCCACTTCCATCAGGCGCTCGAAGCGGTCCTGCATGACGTCGTCGGGGACGATGCCTTCGAGTTCATTGGCCGGAGCGCCGGTGACGGGCTCATATTTGAAGCAGCCGGCGCGGTCGATCTCGGCTTCCTCGATGAAATCGAGCAGCATTTCGAAATCGTCCTCGGTCTCGCCGGGGAAGCCGACGATGAAGTTGGAGCGCACGGTGAGGTCGGGCACCTGTTCGCGCCATTTCAGAATGCGATTGAGCGTCTTGTCCTGGTGGGCGGGACGGCGCATGGCCTTGAGCACGCTGGGCGAGGCATGCTGGAAGGGAATGTCGAGATAGGGCAGGACGAGGCCTTCGGCCATCAGTTCCATGACCTGATCGACATGCGGATAGGGATAGACATAGTGCAGGCGCACCCAGGCGCCGAGCTGTCCGAGTTCCTTGGCCAGGTCATAGAACTTGGCCTTGACCGGGCGGCCGCGATAATTGCTCTCGGCATATTTGATGTCGACGCCATAGGCGCTGGTATCCTGGCTGATCACCAGCAGTTCCTTGACGCCATTGCGCACCAGGCCCTCGGCCTCACCCAGAATGCCGGCGGCGGGGCGGCTGGCCAGGTCGCCACGGATCTGCGGGATGATGCAGAAGGAGCAGCGATTGTTGCAGCCCTCGGAAATCTTGAGATAGGCATAGTGGCGCGGCGTCAGCTTGAGGCCCTGTTCGGGCACCAGGTCGAGGAAGCGGTTGGGCACCGGCGGCAGGTGCTCGTGCACCGCATTGACCACGTTCTCGTATTGATGCGGGCCGGAAATGGCCAGCACCGAAGGGTGGGTCTTGCGGATCAGCTCTTCTTCGACGCCGAGGCACCCGGTGACGATGACGCGGCCGTTTTCGCTCAGGGCTTCGCCGATGGCTTCGAGCGATTCCTGTTTGGCGCTGTCGAGGAAGCCGCAGGTATTGACCAGCACGATATCGGCGCCGGCATAGTCGCGGCTGAACGAGTAGCCCTGCGCGCGCAGGGTGGACATGATGCGTTCGCTATCGACGAGGGCCTTGGGGCAGCCGAGGCTGACGAGGCCGATTTTAGGCGCTTGGCTCATGAGAGCTTGATATTCCGATGGAAAGGATTGCGCGCGTCATACAGAGAATTTGATGGTTACGCAATGTGACTGTCCCCCGGCGGGTGCGGGGCTGATGTGCGCGGACGGGCAGGGTGATTGGTGCCGATCGTCGAACGATGCGTCGCTCATTGTTTCGTTTGCTGCGAGTCGGACACATGGCTATGGCTGTCGGCGCTGCGCCTGCGCGGCACAGTTCATCCTAAGGAAAACCAATGTTCGATCGTCTCTCCGCCTACGCGCCGCAGGCCCTCGCCGTGCTGCGCATCGTCACCGCCCTCCTGTTCATCGCCCATGGCACGCAGAAGCTGTTCGGTTTTCCCGTCGCGGCTGCCGGCCCGACAGAGGGCCTTATGCTGATCGGTGGCCTGCTTGAGGTGATCGGCGGCCTGGCCGTGCTGGTCGGCTTCTTCACCCGCCCCGTGTCCTTCGTGCTGGGCGGCATGATGGCCGTGGCCTATTTCATGTTCCATTTCCCCGCCAGCATGTTCCCGCAGGCCAATGGCGGCGACGCAGCGATCCTGTTCTGCTTTGTCTTCCTGTACCTGGTATTTGCCGGCCCGGGCGCTTGGAGCGTCAACAAGAAGTAAGCTTGAACTCAAAAATCAAGAAGGCCGCCCAGACCTTTGTCCGGGCGGCCTTTTTTGTACGTTAACGTACCTATCAGGGCTTGGTCGGCGGGGTGCGCTTGGCGGTGCGGCGCGGCTTGAAGGTCTCGCCCGGCTTGGTGGCGGGTGCGCGGGGGGCTTCGGCGGCGGGCGCGGTGGCCGGTGTCGCTGGCGTGGATGGGGTTGGTGCCCTGGACGGGGCGACATAGGGCGCCGGGTCGGTGGCCGGGGTGATATATTCGTCGGCCTCGGCATAGTCGGTCTCGTCGCCATGCTCGGCCAGGTCGCGGATGGCGTCGCGGACCTCGTCGATCAGCGAGGAGGAGTAGCGCGCCCGGTTGACCGTGTCGCCGCTGCCTTCATGGGTCTTGAACCAGACCAGCAGCGCCTCGCAGGCAATGCGCAGGCCGATCAGCGAGAGCAGGCCGAAGACGATGATTTCCAGAATCCCCCACAGGCCGGTGCCGAAGCCGTAGCCGAAGGTGAGGAACAGGTGGCTGACCGCCCAAAGCAGAATGCCGGCCAGGCCCAAGGCATAAAGGATGGGCACCAGCTTGGGCGAGAGAATGGCATCGAGCCGGAACAGGGTCTGGCGGGTGAACAGGCGCTTGAGGTCGTCCAGCGTCATGACGGGCTCCTAGGAAATGGCTTTAAACGGCGGTGATTCGATTGTTACGCAACTTGGTCCTGCAAGCCAGCCCCGACAAGGCCCTGCTCGGAGGCGGCCACGGTCGGGCCGAAACGCGCCTCGAAGGCCTGGCGCAGCACGGAATCGACCTCGGGCAGGGAGACCAGCTGGCCGAGATCCTCAAAGCTGGTGACGCCGCCATCGGTAATGCCGCAGGGGACGATGCCGCTGTAATGATCGAGGTCAGGCGACACATTGAGGGAGATGCCGTGGAAGGTGACCCATTTGGAGACGCGCACGCCGATGGCGGCGATCTTGTCTTCGGCCAGCACGCCCTTGTCGGGGCGCTTGACCCAGACGCCGATGCGCGGCGCCGGCTTGCTCTCGGCCACGATATTGAAGGCAGCCAGGGTATCGACCACCCAGTCCTCGAGCCCCTGGACGAGGCAGCGGATGTCGCGGCCGCGCCGGGTCAGGTCGAGCATGACATAGGCCACGCGCTGGCCGGGGCCATGATAGGTGTATTGCCCGCCGCGGCCGGCATCGAAGACGTCAAAGCGGGGCGACAGCAGGTCTTCGGATTTTGCCGAGGTGCCAGCGGTATAAAGCGGGGGGTGCTCAAGCAGCCAGACGGCTTCCTCGGCCTCGCCAGCGGCGATGGCAGCGGCGCGCGCCTGCATGGCGGCAAGCGCCACCGGATAGGGGACCGGGTCGGCCGAGATCACCCATTGCACCGGCCGATCATCAGTTCGTGCCAATTTGCTACGCATTTGGCAGGTGTCGTTACGCTTTGTTAACGCTTCCATAACCATGGGTGTCCGAGGATAGTCTTCACATCAGATGCAGCGGCCCGCGACGGCGGCGCCAGGACGGATCACACATATATGGGCACCTTAGACAATATTGAAGTGGACATCACTGTCGAACTGGGCGCCACCAGCATGCCGATCCACCATCTGCTGCGCATGGGCCGTGGCGCGGTGATCGAACTGGATGCCGGGGAGAACGATCCGCTCTCCATCTATGCCAATGGCACGCTGATCGCGCATGGCGAAGTCAGCGTCGAGGACGGCCACCTGCGCGTGCAGATCATCGGCAAGACCTCGCGCCACCGCTAGAGCCTTATGCGGTTTGAGAGATTCAAACCGCTGGCTTCGGGCCCCTGTCGCGCCAGGGGCGTCGCGCAAAGCCGGTTGCCGCTTTTCCATCCGTGGCGGCAGGCTCTCCACAGGCAAATGCGATTGGCCATTTAAGCGCTTGAGGTTGGGAGGAACCTTTGCTACATCCCCAATCGCTTCGACACCTTTTGGCGCCGGAGCTTCTACCAGAATGTGCGGTCGTGGCGGAATTGGTAGACGCGCAGCGTTGAGGTCGCTGTGCCCGAAAGGGCGTGGAAGTTCGAGTCTTCTCGACCGCACCATCATCTCCAGGGATGATATGAAAAATGGGCTGCCCCTCGGGGCGGCCCTTTTTGTTTTCGGAGTGCAAAGGCGGGGCGCTCGTCGGCGATAATTGCCGGCATTTTGCGCTGTCGACCAATGGCTCCGGAGGAGGGCGAGCGGGCTGCCGCATGCGTTTCCTGGTGCATCGTCAAGTGCTGCCGTCATAGCCCTCCAGTTACCCCTAACAATTCTCTCCAACCCCGCTGAAATCCCGCTCGCGCCGCTGGCGGAGCGGGGCGTGATTGGCTACAGCTTTGGGGCCCCGCAATGCCGGACCGAAGGGCCTAGTCTTGAGCACAGATTCCGACACCAATCCCGATCCCGAAAACGGCATTGATCCCAATGCCTTCCGCGACGACGATGACCGCATCAGTCCGCTCTGGCTGGAGCGGTTGCGGGCGTTTCTGAGCGCGCGAAGGGCCGACGATATTGCCCTGGTCATGGCTGAGCTGCATGCGGCTGATATCGGGGATGTGCTGGAATCGCTCGACGCTTCCGAACGGGTCGAGCTGGTGCAGCTGCTGGGCGACCGCTTCGACTATTCGGCGCTGACCGAGGTCGATGAATCGGTGCGCATGCAGCTGATGGAAGAGCTGCCCAATGCGGAAATCGCCCGCGGCGTGGCCGGCCTCGACAACGATGACGCGGTTACCCTGCTTGAGGACATGGAGCAGGTCGACCGCGACGAGGTGTTGGCGAAGCTCCCCACCTTCGAGCGGCT
This sequence is a window from Devosia beringensis. Protein-coding genes within it:
- the folK gene encoding 2-amino-4-hydroxy-6-hydroxymethyldihydropteridine diphosphokinase — translated: MATAWLSLGANIGDPRAQLAQAVQAIADHPAITVTAQSSVLTTAPWGKTDQPDFANMAITVETSLEPIDLLDVLLGIELAMGRVRKEVWGPRLIDIDIIAYDRLVLKSPRLTLPHPHAHERDFVTVPLAEIAPDTVAWVMATGQNLA
- the folB gene encoding dihydroneopterin aldolase gives rise to the protein MADAYTGDRIILKDLGFYGYHGVFAEEEKLGQRFFIDLELGTDLAAAAASDRLGDSISYADIYDVVKAAFETRRMKLLEAVAGNIVNDLFAAFPGVSWITIRLRKPEAPIAMVRGEAAIELHRQRKPA
- the folP gene encoding dihydropteroate synthase; amino-acid sequence: MHSSHTITLPGRSPLQLGRTALVMGILNVTPDSFSDGGRHNLVEHALAHARQMLEEGADIIDIGGESTRPGAEPVHVQEELDRVLPVIDALIAEGIAAPISIDTFKPLVADQAIQAGACIINDVHGLQGAPEMAEVAALYGVPVIAMHWDKARDPGVPLLDAMQRYFATTIDKARQAGIDPGQLILDPGFGFGKTLAENYFILQNLRAACMSSGNPLGSMPIVVGASRKSMIGKLLDAPVEDRLAGTVATSVLGYVQGGHIFRVHDVRANRDALRVAEATLYGPPAALG
- a CDS encoding SLC13 family permease produces the protein MTLPQILAFLLIGAMMVAFIWGRWRYDVVAVCALLAGLALGVVAPGEAFTGFADDIVIIVGSALVVSAAVSRSGIMEVAVRRFAPNLTGPRGQLILLVVVVAVLSAFIKNIGALAIMMPIAFQMARRSGVSPSLFLMPMAFASLLGGLMTQIGTSPNIIVSRVRMELTGNAFTMFDYTPVGLALTVVGLIFLALFYKLLPERKRESQGMDSAVDIKNYTTEARVTEDSSAIGRTIGEIQALADGRGMVTRIMGTGGRTRTPLPDAKLRAGDILLIAGEPDALDKMVNQSGMVFSERRGEATKDAADFGVIEAVIGESSGLIGATAQELTLFDRTGINLLAVSRRDERFTERLGQIRFQNGDVILIQGHINRLPELLREWDCLPLVERGLRLGSIRNGLLPLAILAVAMGATALGFVPVAPAFFAAAVAMVLSRAVPLRDVYSQLDAPILIMLACLIPVADSLQSTGGTDVIANWLSATASVLPGWGALALIMVAAMAVTPFLNNAATVLVMAPIAATFATDLGYQPEAFLLAVAIGAGCDFLTPIGHQCNTLVMGPGGYKFGDYWRLGLPLSIIVVIVAVPMLMLVWPF
- a CDS encoding phosphotriesterase family protein, translating into MQDRRLFTTLGPLRRDQLGMILPHEHVFVDLRTPDQPGYGQAEAKDVVALMAPQIEAIKAQGITALVECSTGGVGLRVDLDLAVSQATGFPIVVPTGNYREPWIPDWVRAASESELEAHMLAELTTGVGDTGVIAAWIKVSAGDDGITPLEAKILRAAARAAKECNAVIGSHTIKGRVVMDQLDIIEEAGYTARRFISIHTQAEPDFALHQAVAARGAWIEYDHVGREPDDEVVALILKALEAGLGNQLLLSHDLGWYDPAQPGGGTPRPYTHLVDSVLPKLRAAGVDEAMIVQLTETNPFEAFAR
- a CDS encoding helix-turn-helix domain-containing protein, which gives rise to MKPYLEHLTADDGASWATLNRRLDDGIPFQWHHHPEFELTLTLNSQGQRFIGDHIGRYDHGDLVLIGPYLPHTWHSLARADPGQPHTALVMWFLPDWAERLTANAELRPVAALLARASTGLQFSPAMSAGVRPLIETLFTQPAVERFIGLIRLLTLLAEDREATPLSATAPELALAAANRGRIDRVLTHIHQHFAEPISLADLADIAALSPSGLHRTFRRHTRQTVSQYLIRLRVGRACALLSSGAMPIGQIAGEVGYDSLANFNRQFKALKGTTPREYRAAFAG
- a CDS encoding phytanoyl-CoA dioxygenase family protein — protein: MQPATKRDSHPTTQVVTTPLKDIVKTLPLRVLSPADWEHWQTRGYVIVRNAVPPENVERLKALLWEFEEKNPADPATWYTPQRRDHIMKELNGTGMVEIYNHQYLWDNRMTPRVYDAFVDIWDMEELWTSIDRANLNVPKQVKGNPNGFIHWDSDTSLDPLPIGVQGVLSLVKQDGDVGGFQCIPELFYNFDDWVKTQPADRDPMHPDTTGLSITNIEMEPGDLMIFNTLLAHGVRPNHSDGRVRMAQYISMFPADEGNQAERAERIRLWHELDHPQRDAFPGDPRDWEKKNARTAELTDLGERLLGLKSWH
- a CDS encoding VOC family protein, translating into MQFASVRLVTNDIDRLIVFYSMLTGWKANRLAPDFAEFRGEGIALAISSERLVTQYNAGAAVAAANRSAMIEFEVDDVDGVLAGLGEDGLDIAMAPADMPWGNRSMLLRDPDGNVINIFARKRG